From the Lentimicrobiaceae bacterium genome, one window contains:
- a CDS encoding DUF6261 family protein produces the protein MIIKINFSIIQHKDLHTFGKLALEIFKEKTLSGTGVDIFVTRAGASYTNFEKAFERELKNPLTPLLAQKDAERDDAFYAFRSYVEASSFRTREGWNAAAAKILDVIRRHGWQAPHFGYKAETSAITSIIVELRTGYTIELTLLSATELLDELDTSEKAFETIQKEMLIQPQPEGLTIGGTRPVLVNDLNLLFNMVGLQCEATNNPELIAIENSLNELITLTLTAARAAATRKNNKTEEPPVTPQP, from the coding sequence ATGATTATAAAAATCAATTTTTCGATTATTCAGCACAAAGATTTACATACTTTTGGTAAACTGGCGCTGGAAATTTTTAAAGAAAAGACGTTGAGCGGTACGGGTGTAGATATATTTGTTACTCGTGCTGGCGCATCCTACACTAACTTTGAAAAAGCATTTGAACGTGAACTAAAAAATCCTTTAACTCCATTACTGGCACAAAAGGATGCTGAACGGGATGATGCTTTTTATGCTTTTCGTTCCTATGTTGAAGCCAGCTCGTTCCGTACCAGAGAAGGATGGAACGCTGCTGCTGCAAAAATTCTTGATGTTATACGCCGTCATGGCTGGCAAGCGCCTCACTTTGGTTACAAAGCCGAAACATCCGCCATTACCAGCATCATTGTAGAACTTCGTACCGGCTATACCATAGAACTTACCCTTTTGTCGGCTACCGAATTGCTGGATGAACTGGATACATCCGAAAAGGCATTCGAAACCATACAAAAAGAAATGCTTATACAACCGCAACCGGAAGGACTTACCATAGGAGGAACCCGTCCGGTGTTGGTTAACGATCTTAATTTATTGTTCAATATGGTGGGTTTGCAATGCGAAGCTACAAATAATCCGGAATTAATAGCCATTGAAAACAGCCTGAACGAACTTATAACCCTTACGTTAACGGCAGCCCGTGCCGCCGCTACCCGTAAAAACAACAAAACGGAGGAACCACCCGTAACGCCACAACCGTAA
- the cas4 gene encoding CRISPR-associated protein Cas4, translating into MLTGIHFNYYMLCHRELWLFANGITMEHTSDLVYEGKLIHEESYPQRSERYEEIEIGGIRIDYYDAKNKVIHEVKKSDKVDIAHEWQLKYYIYVLRQNGIEGVTGILEYPKLRKTDEILLSERDIVEIEEMTKKIEELICSEQCPPRIKMGICKNCSYFDFCWSGE; encoded by the coding sequence ATGCTAACCGGAATCCATTTTAACTACTACATGCTTTGCCACCGTGAACTTTGGCTTTTCGCCAACGGCATCACCATGGAACATACCTCCGACCTGGTGTATGAAGGCAAACTCATCCACGAAGAAAGCTATCCCCAACGCTCAGAACGCTACGAGGAGATAGAAATCGGAGGAATAAGGATTGACTATTACGACGCGAAAAATAAGGTTATTCATGAAGTGAAAAAATCGGATAAGGTGGATATTGCCCATGAGTGGCAGTTGAAATACTATATTTATGTACTTCGTCAAAACGGCATCGAAGGCGTAACCGGCATCCTCGAATACCCTAAACTGCGCAAAACCGATGAAATACTATTGAGTGAACGCGACATCGTTGAAATAGAAGAAATGACAAAAAAGATAGAAGAACTTATCTGTTCCGAACAATGTCCGCCACGGATAAAAATGGGAATTTGCAAAAACTGCTCCTACTTCGATTTTTGCTGGAGCGGAGAGTAG
- a CDS encoding four helix bundle protein, whose protein sequence is MERNQGWLAFKIELKEKYKNFALNIIKLVDILPKTTSARVIGNQLAKSGTSAYANYRAALRGRSKAEFYSKLSIVVEETDESEMWLNILIESGISNDEFTKNLYSESNELIKIVSHLRKTMSDK, encoded by the coding sequence ATGGAAAGAAATCAGGGATGGCTTGCATTTAAAATCGAACTTAAAGAAAAGTATAAAAACTTTGCTTTGAATATAATAAAGCTTGTTGATATTTTACCCAAAACAACTTCTGCACGGGTTATTGGTAATCAGCTTGCAAAGTCTGGCACATCGGCTTACGCCAATTATCGTGCAGCATTGCGCGGACGTTCCAAAGCCGAATTTTACAGTAAGTTAAGCATCGTTGTGGAAGAAACCGATGAATCAGAAATGTGGCTTAACATTCTGATAGAATCCGGGATTTCAAACGATGAATTCACAAAAAATCTTTATTCAGAAAGCAACGAACTTATCAAAATCGTTTCTCATCTCCGTAAAACCATGTCCGACAAATAA
- the cas1b gene encoding type I-B CRISPR-associated endonuclease Cas1b — translation MKKTYYLFNPGRLSRKDQTLKFQPVDEEGNELQPRYLPVENVDDLYAFGALDANSALYNFLGKNDIAVHFFDYYENYTGSFMPRDQLLAGRMLISQVKHHTGKTKRICIARKFIEGAAYNMVKNLKYYNNRGKDMSPFIEPMEKYAENIASISDVDELMGTEGNIRKTYYDAFDLILNDFSMDGRSKQPPRNEVNALISFGNMMCYSQCLRAIHQTQLNPTISYLHTPGERRYSLALDIAEIFKPILVDRVIFKVLNKRELQKEDFDIQLNRILLKEKGKKKFIESFENRLTETIQHRALKREVSYKHLIKLECYKLSKHILEIEEYKPFKMWW, via the coding sequence ATGAAGAAAACCTACTACCTTTTCAATCCCGGCCGTCTCTCGCGCAAAGACCAAACCCTGAAATTTCAGCCCGTTGATGAAGAAGGCAACGAACTGCAACCCCGTTACCTTCCGGTAGAAAACGTGGATGATCTCTATGCCTTTGGTGCTTTGGATGCCAACAGTGCTCTATATAATTTCCTTGGCAAAAACGATATCGCCGTTCATTTCTTCGATTATTACGAAAACTACACCGGTTCCTTCATGCCACGCGATCAGTTGCTCGCCGGCAGAATGCTTATTTCGCAGGTAAAGCATCACACGGGAAAAACCAAACGTATCTGCATCGCCCGCAAATTTATCGAAGGGGCCGCATACAACATGGTGAAAAATCTGAAATATTATAATAACCGCGGAAAAGACATGTCGCCTTTCATCGAACCTATGGAGAAATATGCAGAGAATATCGCCTCCATTTCCGATGTGGACGAACTGATGGGAACCGAAGGGAACATCCGCAAAACGTATTATGATGCCTTTGATTTAATTCTTAACGATTTTTCGATGGATGGGCGCAGCAAACAACCTCCAAGAAACGAGGTGAACGCTTTGATTTCGTTCGGGAATATGATGTGCTATTCACAATGTCTGCGGGCTATACACCAAACGCAGCTCAATCCCACCATCAGCTACCTGCATACTCCCGGCGAACGCCGTTATTCGCTGGCGCTTGACATAGCCGAAATATTCAAACCCATCCTGGTGGACAGGGTTATTTTTAAGGTATTAAACAAACGCGAACTTCAGAAAGAAGACTTCGATATTCAGCTTAACCGTATTTTACTGAAAGAAAAAGGGAAAAAGAAATTCATCGAGTCGTTTGAAAACCGTTTAACTGAAACCATACAACACCGTGCATTAAAACGGGAAGTAAGCTACAAACATCTTATTAAACTCGAATGCTACAAACTCAGCAAGCATATATTGGAAATAGAAGAATACAAACCTTTTAAAATGTGGTGGTAA
- the cas2 gene encoding CRISPR-associated endonuclease Cas2 gives MYIILVYDVGEKRVGKMLKLCRQYLNWIQNSVFEGEITEVKLKELKFRAQAIMDTETDSLIMFKTRQEKWLEKEIVGCERSSLDRFL, from the coding sequence ATGTATATAATATTAGTTTACGACGTAGGTGAAAAGCGTGTTGGAAAAATGCTTAAATTGTGCCGCCAATACCTGAACTGGATACAGAATTCCGTTTTTGAAGGCGAAATAACCGAAGTAAAGTTAAAAGAATTAAAATTCCGGGCGCAAGCGATAATGGATACAGAAACAGACAGTTTAATAATGTTTAAAACCCGGCAGGAGAAATGGTTAGAAAAAGAAATTGTAGGTTGTGAGCGATCGTCGCTCGATAGATTTCTGTAG